In a genomic window of Drosophila takahashii strain IR98-3 E-12201 chromosome 3L, DtakHiC1v2, whole genome shotgun sequence:
- the LOC108068893 gene encoding uncharacterized oxidoreductase YjmC: MLALLRPAFWLGSGLCGYHMAVPFPQQRSETSLVLVDEARRFIQDCLLRVGVSASKVRSISEFLVVADYRGNFGNGLNRLDYYLSDLQRGHARVDAEPCIISETVATAHVNGNSALGVLVGNFCMDLAVQKAQTAGIGFVVAQQSHHIGMAGWFAFRAAVKGLAGMVMSNSAPTMMAPDAKSASIGSNCLAFCVKGKEYHFVLDMASSVRDIGAIEWAWANDEYIPHGWAANEGGFSTCFPSLALRTPLLFPAGGHKGYCLSAMIDLLCGVLSGAQYATHIPLDQKQPSNLGQVFIALDPEFFLPNFMERLDDFCGRIQDSQPADESEPIRLPGELERMHMNYVEDLRALPYPNSLLTKYKDIADRLCVKPIELAFERCQSRKSF; the protein is encoded by the coding sequence ATGTTGGCGCTTCTCCGGCCAGCTTTTTGGCTTGGAAGCGGCCTTTGTGGCTACCACATGGCGGTGCCCTTTCCGCAGCAGAGGAGCGAGACCTCCCTGGTCCTGGTGGACGAGGCGCGTCGTTTCATCCAGGATTGCCTGCTGCGAGTGGGAGTTTCCGCCTCCAAGGTGCGAAGTATAAGCGAATTCCTCGTTGTGGCCGATTATCGAGGGAACTTTGGCAACGGACTGAATCGCCTGGATTACTACCTCAGTGATCTGCAGCGTGGACATGCCCGGGTGGATGCAGAGCCATGTATTATCAGCGAAACAGTGGCCACTGCCCATGTGAACGGCAACTCCGCTCTGGGCGTCCTTGTGGGCAACTTTTGCATGGATCTGGCGGTGCAGAAGGCTCAAACGGCGGGCATTGGATTCGTGGTGGCCCAGCAATCGCATCACATCGGAATGGCAGGCTGGTTTGCTTTTCGGGCTGCTGTCAAGGGATTGGCCGGCATGGTGATGTCCAATTCGGCTCCCACGATGATGGCTCCCGACGCCAAGTCGGCCAGCATTGGCTCCAATTGTCTGGCCTTTTGTGTCAAGGGAAAGGAATATCATTTTGTGTTGGATATGGCAAGTAGTGTAAGGGATATTGGAGCTATTGAATGGGCTTGGGCGAATGATGAGTATATTCCGCATGGCTGGGCGGCGAATGAGGGAGGCTTCTCCACTTGCTTTCCCAGCTTGGCGCTGAGGACACCGCTACTCTTCCCCGCCGGCGGTCACAAAGGATATTGCCTTTCAGCCATGATTGATCTTCTGTGTGGCGTCCTCTCGGGCGCCCAATATGCCACCCACATACCGCTGGACCAAAAGCAACCCTCGAACTTAGGTCAAGTTTTCATTGCCCTCGATCCCGAATTCTTTTTACCCAACTTTATGGAACGCCTGGATGACTTTTGTGGTCGCATTCAGGATAGCCAGCCGGCGGATGAGTCGGAACCCATCCGTTTACCCGGCGAACTGGAGCGAATGCACATGAACTACGTGGAGGATTTGCGGGCATTGCCCTATCCCAACAGCCTTTTGACCAAGTACAAGGACATTGCGGACAGGCTCTGTGTAAAGCCCATCGAGTTGGCTTTCGAGCGGTGTCAGTCCAGGAAGAGCTTTTAG
- the LOC108068886 gene encoding leucine-rich repeat-containing protein 15: MQIFANYLNYELNLGWKWTINGTADRGRRLRTSVEIAGDMSLGIFQLVSLILLMDPAEVITGPPQAKDVPTQSLDEFRQRYLLPLISSDTRNCSLNACESLGIVSQLLMLINSMPNGTSTESNDQKPSKPKGNGHSNGGDGSSGEVNAMSHLANFDLVKRVRQIESRLRSVEQPIWHLATGSQIEWNHCTSGVCRCNPDTKSFTCWNTNLKSVPVTQVIPMNMVNIDLSRNILSTLHKDTFRGLTVLKELDISHNVLDFLPFDLFQDLDSLLVLRIQNNQLEDIDHRTFWKLRNLNILDLSKNEIGMLPESIFYHAQRLTVINMCDNQIQNFPPNLLRDQLMLEELDMSRNKITELSSGSIRYLTKLKTLDFGWNQISKIDDDFFVGLKSLRTLSLHNNRISSLSGTIFNNLANLVTLDLTTNRISHMDGNAFVELNNLHELFLGQNSMSSIPADLFLNVSALTRLTLFSNNLTTLEADDFQGLSNLKILLLNNNILKNFDSRAFEPLAQLEKLRIDSNKLMFLPNGALHGLEKLVAVKLDKNPWHCDCRALYLARWIREFVLKLWDGQQPMCRGPGDLGGHEVGLLRYDDLCDGQWASMLSLSPRLPVRKHQISTPMNYTDYFNLYLKHIYNGTTDEELKEADITSVAIKKVHNKK, encoded by the exons atgcaaattttcgcaaattatttgaattacgAATTAAATCTCGGATGGAAGTGGACTATAAATGGGACTGCAGATCGCGGCAGACGTCTCAGAACGTCGGTGGAAATCGCTGGAGACATGTCGCTGGGAATCTTTCAACTGGTCAGCCTAATCCTGCTAATGGATCCCGCCGAGGTGATCACAGGACCTCCGCAGGCCAAGGATGTGCCCACCCAGAGTCTGGATGAGTTTCGGCAGAGGTATTTGCTGCCTTTGATCTCCTCGGATACCAGAAATTGCAGTTTGAATGCCTGTGAGTCACTGGGCATCGTGTCACAGCTCTTGATGCTCATTAATTCGATGCCAAATGGAACGAGCACTGAATCCAACGATCAAAAACCTTCCAAGCCCAAAGGTAATGGTCATAGCAACGGAGGTGATGGAAGTAGTGGCGAGGTGAATGCCATGTCGCATTTGGCGAACTTCGATCTGGTGAAGCGGGTGAGGCAAATTGAGAGTCGCCTTCGTTCGGTGGAGCAGCCCATTTGGCACTTGGCCACTGGCAGTCAGATCGAGTGGAATCACTGCACCTCGGGCGTGTGTCGCTGCAATCCGGACACCAAGAGCTTCACCTGCTGGAACACCAATCTTAAGTCAGTGCCGGTCACCCAGGTGATACCCATGAATATGGTGAACAT AGATCTTTCCCGCAACATCTTGTCCACCCTGCACAAGGACACCTTTCGTGGACTGACGGTTCTGAAGGAATTGGATATATCACACAATGTGCTGGACTTTCTGCCCTTTGATTTATTCCAAGATCTGGATAGTCTGCTGGTGCTGCGCATTCAAAACAATCAACTGGAAGACATTGATCATCGCACCTTCTGGAAGCTTCGCAATTTGAATATCTTGGATTTGAGCAAAAACGAAATTGGCATGCTGCCCGAATCGATATTCTACCATGCCCAGCGACTCACCGTGATCAATATGTGCGACAATCAGATCCAGAACTTTCCGCCCAACCTTCTGCGAGATCAACTAATGTTGGAGGAGCTCGACATGTCCCGCAATAAAATCACCGAGCTCAGTTCGGGCAGCATTCGATACTTGACCAAGCTGAAGACCCTCGACTTTGGATGGAATCAAATAT ccaAAATTGATGATGACTTTTTTGTGGGCTTGAAAAGCCTGCGAACTCTTTCGCTGCACAACAATCGCATCTCATCGCTGTCGGGaaccatatttaataatttggcCAATTTAGTCACCCTCGATTTGACCACGAATCGAATAAGTCAT atggaTGGCAACGCCTTTGTGGAGCTAAATAACCTTCATGAACTTTTTTTGGGTCAGAACTCCATGTCCAGCATTCCGGCTGATCTTTTCTTGAATGTCAGTGCCCTCACTCGGCTGACACTCTTTTCCAATAATCTAACCACCTTGGAAGCTGATGATTTTCAGGGACTGAGCAACCTAAAGATTTTGCTGctcaataataatattcttaagaatttcGATTCCCGAGCTTTTGAGCCTCTAGCACAATTGGAAAAACT ccGCATTGACTCCAACAAGCTAATGTTCCTGCCCAATGGAGCACTTCATGGCCTCGAGAAGTTGGTAGCCGTCAAGCTGGACAAAAATCCCTGGCACTGCGATTGCCGAGCTCTTTATTTGGCCAGGTGGATAAGAGAGTTTGTGCTGAAACTGTGGGATGGTCAGCAGCCCATGTGTCGTGGACCCGGGGATTTGGGAGGTCATGAGGTGGGTCTGCTGCGCTATGACGACCTCTGCGATGGCCAGTGGGCCAGCATGTTGTCTCTTTCGCCGCGGCTGCCTGTTCGAAAGCATCAGATTTCCACGCCGATGAACTACACGGACTACTTTAATCTCTATCTAAAGCACATCTATAATGGAACCACGGATGAGGAGCTAAAGGAGGCCGATATAACCAGCGTGGCCATCAAGAAAGTTCACaataagaaataa